One region of Lampris incognitus isolate fLamInc1 chromosome 12, fLamInc1.hap2, whole genome shotgun sequence genomic DNA includes:
- the ntmt1 gene encoding N-terminal Xaa-Pro-Lys N-methyltransferase 1, whose amino-acid sequence MGDTVDEKDSFYSNAEKYWRDITPTVDGMLGGYGSISNIDLNGSKAFLQKFIGEGEGKAGSSCALDCGAGIGRITKRLLLPLFRTVDLVDVTQEFLDKAKTFLAEDGKRVAKYFCCGLQDFVPEEGRYDVIWIQWVIGHLTDEHLVEFLRRCQSGLRPNGLIVVKDNVSFEGVVPDVVDSSVCRDMAILRNLVRQAGLRIIHEEQQMNFPKEIYNVHTLALR is encoded by the exons ATGGGTGACACAGTGGATGAAAAGGACAGCTTCTACTCCAATGCAGAGAAGTACTGGCGGGATATTACCCCAACTGTGGATGGTATGCTGGGAGGCTATGGCAGCATCTCAAACATTGACCTCAATGGATCCAAGGCATTCCTGCAGAAATTTATTGGT GAAGGTGAAGGGAAAGCTGGCTCAAGCTGTGCCCTGGACTGCGGAGCAGGTATAGGACGCATTACCAAACGATTGTTATTGCCACTCTTCCGCACTGTGGACCTGGTTGATGTGACCCAGGAATTTCTGGACAAAGCCAAAACCTTCCTAGCTGAAGACGGCAAACGTGTAGCCAAGTATTTTTGCTGTGGCTTGCAGGACTTTGTGCCAGAGGAAGGACGCTATGATGTCATCTGGATTCAATGGGTAATTG GCCACCTGACAGATGAGCACCTGGTGGAATTCCTTCGACGTTGCCAAAGTGGTCTACGGCCCAATGGTCTAATTGTTGTCAAAGACAATGTGTCATTTGAGGGTGTGGTGCCAGATGTCGTGGACAGCAGTGTGTGCAGAGACATGGCCATATTGCGCAACCTGGTACGTCAGGCAGGCTTGCGAATCATCCATGAAGAGCAACAAATGAATTTCCCAAAGGAGATCTACAATGTCCACACACTGGCCCTCAGAtag